One window from the genome of Pararhizobium gei encodes:
- a CDS encoding DUF2007 domain-containing protein produces the protein MKELIRTNDAVLISFAESLMKEAGIGCFIADQGMSILEGSLGLLPRRFMVADDEADEARQILVDAGLGAELREV, from the coding sequence ATGAAGGAATTGATCCGCACCAACGACGCCGTTCTCATCTCCTTTGCGGAAAGTCTGATGAAGGAAGCCGGTATCGGCTGTTTCATCGCCGATCAGGGCATGAGCATCCTCGAAGGCTCTCTCGGCCTCCTGCCACGCCGTTTCATGGTGGCGGATGATGAGGCGGACGAGGCGCGGCAGATCCTCGTGGATGCCGGGCTGGGCGCGGAATTGCGGGAGGTTTGA
- a CDS encoding tRNA1(Val) (adenine(37)-N6)-methyltransferase produces MTTETIDSFHRGQFHVIQPLGQGHRSGMDAMLLASLVAADRPCRIADLGAGAGAAGMAVASRLEGAEVVLVERSPLMAEFARQSLALTQNERFAARLSVLEADVALTGAQRRAAGLADDHFDHVIMNPPFNDASDRTTPDALKAEAHAMTEDLFEVWIRTAGAIVKPGGQLSLIARPESIARIVGACGRRFGGIEITSLHPRAGENAVRILVTAIKQSRARLAFRAPLIMHRDGTHKFTDSVDDLNNGRTTYRRCR; encoded by the coding sequence ATGACGACGGAAACCATCGACAGCTTCCATCGCGGCCAATTCCATGTGATCCAGCCGCTGGGGCAGGGCCATCGGTCCGGCATGGACGCCATGCTGCTCGCTTCGCTTGTTGCGGCCGACCGGCCTTGCCGGATAGCCGATCTCGGCGCCGGTGCCGGTGCTGCCGGCATGGCTGTTGCCTCGCGGCTTGAGGGCGCGGAGGTGGTTCTCGTCGAGCGCTCGCCGCTGATGGCCGAATTCGCCCGCCAGAGCCTCGCGCTGACGCAAAACGAACGTTTCGCAGCCCGCCTCAGCGTGCTGGAAGCTGACGTGGCGCTGACGGGCGCGCAGCGCCGGGCGGCTGGCCTTGCCGACGATCATTTCGATCATGTCATCATGAATCCGCCTTTCAACGATGCCTCGGATCGCACGACGCCCGACGCGCTGAAGGCCGAGGCGCATGCCATGACGGAGGATCTGTTCGAGGTGTGGATCCGCACCGCAGGCGCAATCGTGAAGCCCGGCGGGCAATTGTCGCTCATTGCCCGGCCCGAGTCCATCGCCCGGATCGTCGGTGCCTGCGGCCGTCGCTTCGGCGGCATCGAGATCACGTCGCTGCACCCGCGGGCCGGTGAAAATGCGGTGCGCATCCTCGTCACCGCCATCAAGCAAAGCCGGGCGCGGCTGGCGTTTCGCGCGCCTCTGATCATGCACCGCGACGGCACGCACAAGTTCACCGATTCCGTCGACGACCTCAACAACGGCCGCACAACCTATCGCCGTTGCCGCTGA
- a CDS encoding S49 family peptidase has product MAGWFMKLLPKRFRRQGVVIPVVRLHGTIMAGGSQFRPPLNIASVAPVLEKAFSIKDAPAVAISINSPGGSPVQSRLIFQRIRDLAEEKKKRVIIFVEDVAASGGYMIALAGDEIIADPTSIVGSIGVVSGGFGFPELLKKIGVERRVYTAGSNKVILDPFQPEKEQDVEYLKSLQLEIHDIFIAMVKARRGHLLADHPDIFSGLFWTGKRGKELGLVDSLGDMRGELKKRFGEKTRLQLVSGSRGLFGRRQPGAAFAGIVAERFAASTVAGLADVAEERALWGRFGL; this is encoded by the coding sequence ATGGCCGGATGGTTCATGAAGCTGCTGCCGAAGCGCTTTCGCAGGCAAGGGGTGGTGATCCCCGTCGTACGGCTGCACGGCACGATTATGGCTGGCGGTAGCCAGTTCCGCCCGCCGCTCAACATCGCCTCGGTCGCGCCGGTGCTTGAAAAAGCATTTTCCATCAAGGACGCGCCGGCCGTGGCAATCTCCATCAATTCGCCGGGCGGCTCGCCGGTGCAGTCGCGCCTGATCTTTCAGCGCATCCGCGATCTCGCCGAAGAAAAGAAGAAGCGCGTGATTATTTTCGTCGAGGATGTCGCAGCGTCCGGCGGTTACATGATCGCGCTGGCGGGTGACGAGATCATCGCTGACCCGACCTCCATCGTCGGCTCGATCGGCGTGGTCTCCGGTGGCTTCGGCTTCCCCGAGCTTTTGAAGAAGATCGGCGTGGAGCGGCGCGTCTATACGGCCGGGTCCAACAAGGTAATTCTCGACCCGTTCCAACCGGAGAAAGAGCAGGACGTCGAATATCTGAAAAGCCTGCAGCTCGAAATCCACGACATCTTCATCGCTATGGTCAAGGCGCGTCGCGGTCACCTGCTCGCCGACCATCCGGATATCTTTTCCGGCCTGTTCTGGACCGGCAAACGCGGAAAGGAACTGGGGCTGGTCGATAGTCTCGGCGATATGCGCGGTGAACTGAAGAAGCGCTTTGGCGAAAAGACGCGGCTGCAACTGGTCTCCGGTTCGCGCGGGCTCTTCGGCCGGCGCCAGCCCGGCGCAGCGTTCGCCGGCATCGTCGCCGAACGCTTTGCCGCGTCCACAGTTGCCGGACTTGCGGACGTGGCCGAAGAAAGAGCATTATGGGGTCGCTTCGGCCTTTGA
- a CDS encoding calcium-binding protein, with amino-acid sequence MAYVFGTSQSDIIDYGSGVTDGNDNISGYGEDDVIFGRDGNDVIYGDFESDGNVYGNDTIYGGAGNDVMFGGNGIDTLYGEAGDDAFGMRNNGFIDDVSGGSGIDSISFFAFDNGVNIDLSKQSYFILGGTEGTRTVSGVENVSGTDENDRIVGDAGDNVLKGMIGDDKLYGGAGNDILEGSSGRDFVSGGSGNDILRITGGGAAMDDVSGGSGIDTLDFSALFALGASVDMEAKTYNTPSLAGSQERTFDSIERVVGSALDDVIRGDGANNDIRGNADNDQLWGRSGNDSLKGDEGNDTLNGGTGADRLLGGSGSDTASYAEASSGVRANLSSPSGNLADAKGDTYSSIENLTGSSHADTLSGNALANIISGGDGADRLIGGGGNDRISGDAGNDVIYGGSGVDTLSGGAGSDRFQFDATPGRDIITDFEKGDDRMDLSVIDASTASGNNAFSFIGTRAFSGTAGELRYLQKDGDTYVLADTNGDGASDFTLGLNGSMPLSVSDFIL; translated from the coding sequence ATGGCCTATGTGTTTGGTACCAGCCAAAGCGATATCATCGACTATGGCAGCGGTGTAACCGATGGCAATGACAATATTAGCGGATACGGCGAGGATGACGTGATCTTTGGCCGTGACGGCAATGATGTCATCTATGGGGATTTCGAAAGTGACGGCAATGTTTATGGCAATGACACGATTTACGGAGGTGCCGGCAACGACGTGATGTTCGGTGGCAACGGCATAGACACGCTCTATGGCGAGGCCGGCGACGATGCCTTCGGCATGCGCAACAATGGTTTCATCGATGATGTTTCCGGTGGCAGCGGCATCGACTCGATTTCATTTTTCGCCTTTGACAACGGCGTAAACATCGATCTGAGCAAGCAAAGCTATTTCATCCTCGGCGGCACAGAAGGAACCCGGACTGTTTCCGGCGTCGAGAATGTGTCTGGAACGGATGAAAATGACCGTATCGTCGGTGATGCCGGTGACAATGTTCTGAAAGGGATGATCGGCGACGACAAGCTGTATGGCGGTGCTGGAAATGATATTCTCGAGGGCAGCAGCGGCCGTGATTTCGTCTCCGGCGGTTCCGGGAACGACATTCTCAGAATAACGGGTGGCGGTGCGGCGATGGATGACGTCTCTGGCGGTTCCGGCATCGACACTCTCGATTTCTCCGCTTTGTTCGCGCTTGGCGCTTCCGTCGACATGGAAGCGAAGACCTACAATACGCCTTCATTGGCAGGCTCGCAGGAGCGGACGTTTGACAGCATCGAGAGGGTCGTGGGTTCGGCGTTGGACGACGTGATTCGCGGCGACGGTGCTAACAACGATATTCGTGGCAATGCCGATAACGATCAGTTGTGGGGCAGGTCCGGCAACGACTCCTTGAAGGGCGACGAGGGCAACGACACGCTCAACGGCGGCACCGGCGCCGACAGGCTTCTGGGCGGCAGCGGGAGTGATACCGCATCCTATGCCGAGGCATCCTCCGGCGTCAGGGCAAATCTGTCCAGTCCTTCCGGCAATCTCGCCGATGCCAAGGGCGACACCTATTCCAGCATTGAGAACCTGACCGGATCTTCCCACGCCGACACGCTGAGCGGCAATGCGTTAGCAAACATAATTTCGGGCGGCGATGGCGCGGACCGCCTCATCGGGGGCGGCGGCAATGACAGGATTTCCGGTGATGCCGGAAATGACGTGATCTACGGCGGGTCTGGGGTCGACACGCTCAGTGGCGGCGCGGGCAGCGACAGGTTCCAGTTTGACGCGACACCGGGCCGCGATATCATCACCGATTTCGAGAAGGGGGATGACAGAATGGATCTGTCGGTCATCGACGCATCGACGGCATCCGGCAACAACGCGTTCAGTTTCATCGGAACCAGGGCGTTCAGTGGCACGGCCGGTGAATTGCGCTATCTGCAGAAGGATGGCGATACCTACGTTCTCGCCGATACGAATGGCGACGGAGCCAGCGATTTCACGCTTGGGCTGAACGGGTCGATGCCCTTGTCCGTCAGCGATTTCATCCTGTAG
- a CDS encoding glycine--tRNA ligase subunit alpha, producing the protein MTTAALPDHMNPKRSFQALILTLHAYWADKGCAVLQPYDMEVGAGTFHPATTLRALGPKPWRAAYVQPSRRPTDGRYGENPNRLQHYYQYQVILKPNPSNLQELYLGSLAAIGLDPLLHDIRFVEDDWESPTLGAWGLGWECWCDGMEVSQFTYFQQVCGIECSPVSGELTYGLERLAMYVQGVDNVYDLNFNGRDGDEKISYGDVFLQAEQEYSRYNFEYANTAMLHQHFIDAEKECLALLVAGAPGGGDSQILHKCVFPAYDQCIKASHVFNLLDARGVISVTERQSYILRVRTLAKACGEAFLLTDAGGIKLADKAA; encoded by the coding sequence ATGACGACCGCCGCCCTGCCGGATCATATGAACCCGAAGCGTTCCTTCCAGGCGCTGATCCTGACCCTGCATGCCTATTGGGCGGACAAGGGCTGCGCGGTGCTGCAGCCCTACGACATGGAAGTCGGTGCCGGCACTTTCCATCCGGCAACGACCCTTCGGGCGCTTGGGCCGAAACCCTGGCGGGCCGCCTATGTCCAGCCGTCGCGCCGCCCAACGGACGGGCGTTATGGGGAAAACCCGAACAGGCTGCAGCATTATTATCAGTATCAGGTGATCCTCAAGCCCAATCCATCCAATCTGCAGGAGCTTTACCTTGGCTCGCTGGCGGCCATCGGGCTTGATCCGCTGCTGCACGACATCCGCTTCGTCGAGGACGACTGGGAAAGCCCGACGCTCGGCGCCTGGGGCCTTGGCTGGGAATGCTGGTGCGATGGCATGGAAGTCTCGCAGTTCACCTATTTTCAGCAGGTCTGCGGCATCGAGTGCTCGCCGGTGTCAGGCGAACTGACCTATGGCCTTGAGCGCCTCGCTATGTACGTCCAGGGCGTCGACAACGTCTACGATCTGAACTTCAACGGCCGCGACGGCGACGAGAAGATCAGCTATGGCGATGTCTTCCTGCAGGCCGAGCAGGAATATTCCCGCTATAATTTCGAATACGCCAACACCGCCATGCTGCATCAGCATTTCATCGATGCGGAAAAGGAGTGCCTGGCGCTGCTCGTCGCCGGCGCGCCCGGCGGCGGGGACAGTCAGATCCTGCACAAATGCGTTTTCCCGGCCTATGACCAGTGCATCAAGGCAAGCCATGTCTTCAACCTTCTGGATGCCCGCGGCGTCATTTCGGTGACGGAGCGCCAGAGCTACATCCTGCGCGTCCGCACGCTCGCCAAGGCCTGCGGAGAAGCCTTTTTGTTGACGGACGCGGGCGGTATCAAACTGGCGGACAAGGCGGCCTGA
- a CDS encoding LemA family protein, translated as MIGLGIAVVVVLYLVFLYNSLVKARQVKEEAWSGIDVQLKRRADLIPNLIETVKGYAAHEKGTLEEIVERRSKAQAVPQGDVAGRAAAEGLLSQSLGKLFALAEAYPDLKANQNFSELQQSLGDIENEVQMARRYYNGAARDLNVKIESVPSNFIAGPFGFTKAAYFEIADDADRAVPVVKF; from the coding sequence ATGATCGGTCTTGGCATTGCCGTGGTCGTCGTCCTCTACCTGGTCTTTCTCTACAACAGCCTCGTCAAGGCGCGGCAGGTGAAAGAGGAGGCATGGTCGGGCATCGATGTTCAGCTGAAGCGCCGCGCCGATCTCATTCCGAACCTCATCGAGACGGTCAAAGGCTATGCCGCCCATGAGAAGGGCACGCTTGAGGAGATCGTCGAACGGCGGAGCAAGGCTCAAGCGGTACCGCAGGGCGACGTCGCAGGCCGGGCTGCGGCCGAAGGATTGCTCAGCCAGTCGCTCGGCAAGCTTTTCGCTCTTGCCGAAGCCTATCCCGACCTCAAGGCCAACCAGAACTTTTCCGAACTGCAGCAATCGCTGGGGGACATCGAAAACGAAGTGCAGATGGCCCGCCGCTACTACAACGGCGCTGCGCGCGATCTCAACGTCAAGATCGAAAGCGTACCGTCGAATTTCATCGCCGGTCCCTTCGGATTTACCAAGGCGGCCTATTTCGAAATCGCCGACGACGCCGACCGGGCGGTCCCCGTGGTGAAGTTTTGA
- a CDS encoding 3-phosphoshikimate 1-carboxyvinyltransferase translates to MRMKTTDQKLTIVPPGHPLQGRVSPPGSKSITNRALLLAGLAKGTSRLTGALKSDDTRYMADALSAMGVAVSEPDDTTFVVTGNGKLLPPEKPLFLGNAGTATRFLTAAAALVNGTVVVDGDDHMRKRPIAPLVTALRDLGVTVEAPTGCPPVTVSGTGDFGTGRVIIDAGLSSQYVSALLMAAAGGTRPVNIELAGDEIGARGYIDLTVAAMRAFGAEVTEVSPSIWQVGPTGYHATDYVIEPDASAATYLWAAQVLTGGRIDFGVAAAAFSQPDAKSYAVIASFPHMPAVIDGSQMQDAVPTLAVLAAFNETPVRFTGIENLRVKECDRVRALSAGLSNIRPGLGIEEGDDLLVASDPALAGQTLAAEIDTFADHRIAMSFALAGLKIGGITILDPGCVAKTYPRYWDELAALGVELTGDRP, encoded by the coding sequence ATGCGCATGAAAACCACAGACCAGAAACTCACCATCGTTCCGCCGGGCCATCCGCTTCAGGGTCGGGTGAGCCCCCCGGGGTCGAAATCCATCACCAACCGGGCATTGCTGCTGGCCGGCCTTGCAAAGGGCACGAGCCGCTTGACCGGTGCGCTGAAGAGCGACGACACCCGCTACATGGCTGATGCGCTGAGTGCCATGGGTGTTGCCGTTTCGGAGCCGGACGATACTACGTTCGTCGTCACCGGCAACGGCAAGCTCCTGCCTCCGGAAAAGCCGCTTTTCCTCGGCAATGCCGGCACGGCAACGCGGTTCCTGACCGCCGCTGCGGCATTGGTGAATGGCACGGTGGTGGTCGATGGCGACGACCATATGCGCAAGCGTCCGATCGCGCCGCTGGTGACAGCGTTGCGTGACCTGGGTGTCACCGTCGAGGCTCCCACGGGTTGCCCGCCTGTGACTGTTTCCGGCACCGGCGATTTCGGAACCGGCCGCGTGATTATCGACGCCGGACTGTCCAGCCAATATGTCTCGGCCCTCCTGATGGCGGCTGCCGGCGGCACACGGCCGGTCAATATAGAGCTTGCGGGCGACGAGATCGGCGCGCGCGGGTATATCGATCTCACCGTGGCGGCCATGCGTGCCTTCGGTGCCGAGGTGACGGAGGTCAGCCCCTCCATTTGGCAGGTCGGCCCCACAGGCTATCACGCCACGGATTATGTCATCGAGCCCGATGCCTCGGCCGCGACCTATCTCTGGGCGGCGCAGGTGCTGACCGGCGGCCGCATCGACTTCGGTGTCGCGGCAGCGGCCTTCTCGCAGCCGGATGCGAAGTCCTATGCGGTCATCGCCAGTTTCCCGCATATGCCTGCCGTCATTGACGGATCGCAGATGCAGGATGCGGTGCCGACGCTGGCCGTTCTCGCTGCGTTCAACGAGACGCCTGTGCGCTTCACCGGCATCGAAAATCTGCGCGTCAAGGAATGCGACCGGGTGCGGGCGTTGTCCGCCGGCCTGTCGAACATCCGCCCCGGCCTCGGCATCGAGGAGGGCGACGATCTGCTGGTCGCCTCCGATCCGGCGCTGGCCGGGCAGACGCTGGCCGCCGAAATCGATACCTTTGCGGACCACCGCATCGCCATGAGCTTCGCGTTGGCCGGGCTGAAGATCGGGGGCATCACCATCCTCGACCCCGGCTGCGTCGCAAAAACCTATCCGCGTTACTGGGACGAGCTTGCCGCGCTGGGCGTCGAATTGACCGGTGACAGGCCCTGA
- a CDS encoding DUF2207 domain-containing protein encodes MRVLVAIFGLFLLLSMQAAPAQAIEMFRSYRSDIQVAKSGVLAVTETIRANVEGNRIKRGIYRDLPLTFTDASGKTARADFKLVSVERDGAAEPYRTESIPGGIRIYTGEADIFLPHGEHVFAITYETSRQIRFFAEHDELYWNVTGTEWVFPIDEASAVLTLPQGVRPRALDVFTGAYGSTQKNARAVEEGDRISFTTTRPLAAGEGLTIAVKMPKGSIDPPSASQENVWWLKDNLHWILAIAGLVITTLYYARMWLRVGRDPARGVMVPRWDAPDGISPALANYIDNRGFSGQGWTALSAAALNLAVEGYVTLEDLQSSLVISRTQKPQPASLQAGEAAILAAVERNGGKLAIDKANGSKVQTLGSAFRSAMEKEHRGKYYKANTSYVVGGVLLSAAFLGAILTFGRLGDNVVLIILPVVAAVFVAIFSIVFGRLFKGPKTLGARIAAILVVGIVGFFLVSGLLTVLAVTIYQAVETHEMPLLIGIGGIVLVNLLFLYLMGAPTPIGSKMMDGIDGLRQYLTLAEQERMNMAGVPAMSPQHFEKLLPYAVALGVEKPWSETFDRWLIAAAAGAAAYQPAWYHGQSFGSGSFGDRMGGFAGSMAGTMTASLPPPPKSSSSGFSSGGGFSGGGGGGGGGGGW; translated from the coding sequence ATGAGAGTGCTGGTTGCGATCTTTGGCCTTTTCCTGCTGCTTTCGATGCAGGCGGCGCCGGCGCAGGCCATCGAGATGTTCAGGTCCTACCGTTCGGATATACAGGTCGCCAAAAGCGGCGTGCTGGCGGTCACCGAGACGATCCGCGCCAATGTCGAAGGAAACCGTATCAAGCGCGGAATCTACCGCGATTTGCCGCTGACCTTCACGGATGCGAGCGGCAAAACTGCAAGAGCGGATTTCAAGCTGGTCTCGGTGGAGCGCGACGGGGCGGCGGAGCCTTACCGGACGGAAAGCATCCCCGGCGGCATCCGCATCTATACCGGCGAAGCCGATATCTTCCTCCCGCATGGCGAACACGTCTTCGCTATCACCTATGAGACGTCGCGCCAGATCCGTTTCTTTGCCGAGCATGACGAACTCTACTGGAATGTCACCGGCACGGAATGGGTTTTCCCCATCGATGAGGCCTCTGCCGTCTTGACACTGCCGCAAGGCGTGCGGCCTCGGGCGCTCGATGTCTTTACCGGCGCCTACGGATCAACGCAGAAGAACGCCCGCGCCGTAGAAGAAGGCGACCGGATAAGCTTTACCACCACAAGACCTCTTGCAGCCGGCGAGGGGCTGACCATTGCCGTCAAGATGCCGAAGGGCAGCATCGATCCGCCCTCTGCCTCGCAGGAAAATGTCTGGTGGCTGAAGGACAATCTGCACTGGATCCTCGCCATTGCCGGGCTCGTGATCACCACGCTCTATTACGCCCGCATGTGGCTGCGGGTCGGCCGCGATCCGGCTCGCGGTGTCATGGTGCCGCGATGGGACGCCCCGGACGGCATCTCCCCGGCGCTGGCGAACTATATCGACAACAGAGGCTTTTCCGGGCAGGGCTGGACGGCGCTGTCTGCGGCGGCACTCAATCTGGCAGTCGAAGGCTACGTCACTCTGGAAGACTTGCAATCGTCGCTGGTGATCTCGCGCACGCAAAAGCCGCAACCCGCATCCCTTCAGGCCGGCGAAGCTGCCATTCTCGCCGCCGTCGAGCGCAATGGCGGAAAACTGGCCATCGACAAGGCTAATGGATCGAAAGTGCAGACGCTCGGCTCGGCATTCCGCAGTGCCATGGAAAAGGAACATCGCGGCAAATACTACAAGGCGAATACGTCTTACGTGGTCGGCGGAGTGCTTCTGTCTGCCGCCTTCCTCGGGGCTATCCTCACATTCGGCCGGCTCGGCGACAATGTCGTGCTGATCATCCTGCCCGTCGTCGCGGCCGTCTTCGTCGCCATCTTTTCCATTGTTTTCGGCCGGCTCTTTAAAGGCCCAAAAACCCTTGGTGCGCGGATAGCCGCGATCCTGGTCGTCGGGATAGTGGGCTTTTTCCTGGTGTCGGGCCTGCTGACCGTCCTTGCCGTCACCATCTATCAGGCTGTCGAGACCCATGAAATGCCGCTGCTGATCGGCATCGGCGGCATCGTCCTCGTCAATCTCCTGTTTCTTTATCTGATGGGCGCGCCGACGCCGATCGGATCGAAGATGATGGACGGCATCGACGGCCTTCGCCAATATCTGACGCTTGCCGAACAGGAGCGGATGAACATGGCGGGCGTCCCCGCCATGTCGCCGCAGCATTTCGAAAAGCTCCTGCCTTACGCGGTCGCGCTGGGCGTCGAAAAGCCCTGGTCGGAGACATTCGACCGCTGGCTGATTGCCGCAGCGGCAGGTGCTGCCGCCTACCAGCCTGCCTGGTACCATGGCCAATCCTTCGGCTCCGGATCCTTCGGCGATCGCATGGGCGGCTTTGCCGGCTCCATGGCTGGCACCATGACCGCCTCGCTTCCACCGCCGCCCAAAAGTTCATCCTCCGGCTTCTCCTCCGGCGGCGGTTTTTCCGGCGGCGGCGGCGGGGGAGGCGGCGGAGGCGGGTGGTAG
- a CDS encoding type II toxin-antitoxin system RelE/ParE family toxin has product MIRSFKDKLSRSIADGTVKKGFPADLVRKAQQLLIFLNAAADIRDLRSPPGNRLEKLSGDRDGQYSIRINQQWRICFDWSEGGADDVEIVDYH; this is encoded by the coding sequence ATGATCCGTTCGTTCAAGGACAAGCTGTCTCGATCCATTGCCGATGGCACGGTGAAGAAGGGTTTTCCGGCGGATCTGGTTCGCAAGGCGCAGCAACTGCTGATCTTCCTGAACGCGGCTGCCGACATAAGGGATCTGCGATCGCCGCCGGGAAACCGTCTGGAGAAGCTGTCGGGAGACCGCGACGGGCAATATTCGATCCGCATTAACCAGCAATGGCGCATCTGCTTCGACTGGTCGGAGGGCGGCGCAGACGACGTTGAAATCGTGGACTATCACTGA
- a CDS encoding HigA family addiction module antitoxin yields the protein MSMINLPAIHPGEILKELYLDPLEMSAGALAKKLNVPRTRIERIVTEKNGITSDTALRLARFFGTTPEFWMNMQVSYDLKIEAERSSAAIARIPVRDAA from the coding sequence ATGAGCATGATCAATCTGCCCGCGATCCATCCGGGCGAAATCCTGAAGGAACTCTATCTCGATCCATTGGAGATGAGCGCCGGGGCACTGGCAAAGAAACTGAATGTTCCAAGAACCCGCATTGAACGGATCGTCACCGAGAAAAACGGCATAACCTCCGACACCGCCTTGCGCCTTGCCAGGTTTTTCGGAACGACACCCGAATTCTGGATGAACATGCAGGTGAGCTACGATCTCAAGATCGAGGCCGAGCGCAGCAGCGCCGCGATCGCACGCATCCCTGTCCGCGATGCTGCCTGA